AAAATCCACTTCTTTTAACAGGTAAAAAAAACGATTTTATGTGATTTTAGGCAAAGAACAAATATCGTCATAAGTTTAAAATACACAAGATATTCACATTGACAATAGACAAGGCAATCGTATCATCAAACTAAACGATCATGCATGATTCCTTTTCCATCTACAAAGTCAAAAAAAGTAGAGACGCTCATGATGAAGTATTCATCTCCAAGCAGCCAAATGcttcaacaaaaacaaaactttaacttaaaaaaaatgcttGCTAATTGTTTTGCTACTACACCACAAAATGACGGTTGAACCAAGTTCTAGGCTTCAAAATCAATTAATCAATGGAATTGCTTCCTAACTACATGCGGATCTTTGATCTTACTGGTTTGAATTCTAGTAACCCCAAGAACCAGCTCAAATTGCACGCAATAAAAGAGCTAAAAACATACcttacaagtaatatagaactaaaattttttttcctaagtACATCGTAATAAGATGAAAGCCATATATAGAATGGAGGAAAATCTTTCATATAATCATATCTTTTAAGATACACCCTAAATAAGGGTCAAATGCCAAAATAGAAGCATGTGTTTAAACATAAATGCCACAACTaaaattatctatttattttttatctataaTGCCAAGAAAGCAACTCTACATAAATCGATACATTTTGTCAAACGAAGTGCTTCATAACAAATTAATCTGAACAAGGAAATCAATCACTTGTTCTTGTAAGAACAACAATCAACATTATTCCTCTCACAACTACTAATAGACAAATTTATCTATCGCTCaaaaacaacaatattaaattataaggatcaaggatcaaaaATCCTTGGTATTTTCACAAGCCAAAACTTTGCAATCGAGACTAGCCATCCTTCATAACGTATTGATAAAATATCATCATCTCATAAAGAAAAGGATTAAAAGATTTACAAAGAAGGATCCTCATGCATGTATAAATGGTTTAAAAGAGAGTTGAACTTTCTTCAATCATTTTGTTCTGGCAGAAAAGCCATTTTCAAATATGATTCCTTTAAAAATGTAAGAGATACATTCAGCTTGAATATTTGTGCTCTTTCCAAAACCCAAATTAAATCCACTAATTCAAATGGCTCTCTTTCATTTATGTATGGCGATTTTTCAAGCCTTTTCCGAATATAATGAACCTATCCTCTCAACTCTAGTCATGTTATCAAAACATATCACTAATTacgaataataaaatattcaaggACTTTTATTACTCGGACtaaaaatttacatataaaCTCCCTTCTCCAATTTTTATTTCCATGttagcatgagaaaatgagttAGAATTACATGAAAGAAAGGTCTGTGGCAAGGGGACTGTGCATTAAGGATGAAAATTATTTATGGGCGGATGCGGTGCCActcattaaatttaattaaggggCTTATGGGGTATTACATGAAGGTGGGGACCATTTTTAGTAGAATGAAAGTGAACATTGTACGTCGAAAAGTGAGAgaatattacaattattatcaaaatGTGAGAATATTAAGGAAGTGAGGGTCATTTTTAGTAGAAAGAAAGTGAACATCccaaatgattaatgaatatgtaaaaaattattttgaacttttgtaaatgaattaaaatCAAAGCAAAGTTAGGTCCTATTGAATAGATGAATAAAGCTCTTAGGTTCGAAGAAAGGAAGAACAACAAGCTTAATTCATACCCTATCGAATTAGACTTCCAAAAGATAGAGTATAGGACAACAAGTAGGTACTACGTGTTAGTATTGGATGTGAGTCTTTCCGACCACAACTAGATATAACTTCAAAGTGAAAcatgaattaatactaaattaaaATGTGTAATTGATTCATTTTGAGTAGGCCAAAAGTGTCAAACTCAATTCAAATACAATGATGAGTCTATTTCTTCATTCAATTAATTAACGcgtcttttttctttaataatgtTTTTGCTTCAAAACCTTTGGGCCAGTTATTCGCTATTTTGTTTCTGAACACAAGATTTTGTTAGCCATGTATTTATAGGATAGTCCAGATTATTTAAATCCTAAAAATGATAATACCTCTAACGGGGTAACAATAATAACGCCAAATGAAGTAAAAAGGGTCTACCATTAGAAAAGAAATGAAAACTACTAGCCCCAAGGGAAGATTGAGAATAAGCGATTGTTGACCATAAGCAAAAAGAAATTGTGTTCCTCCTCTAAACTTGATGTGTTGAACTCAAGATTTATTACAAATTTGTTGATTTTCAACTAATGCATGCAAATTGCTTCGATAGATGAGAATGTTGGGTTTTTAGAAAGTATTATAGTAGGAATATAGAAGTAGCAGAAATGCGAATGCTTCGACGAATGAGTAGAGTACCTTGAgggatagaattaaaaataaagatataagaaagggtTTTTGAAAACAAGATATAAGAAAAAGTTATAGAGTCgcaaatattgaggaaaagatGAAAAAGAATTGTTGGATGCTTTGGGCATGTGCAAATTCAAAGTATTTGCAAATCGATAATAAAGATGGAAAATTAAAACTCGAGAGACTTAAAAAGAGAACGAGGAAGCCCAAAACTTACTTGGAGGACAGGAGTGGAAAGGGATATGAAGGATTTAAACTTACTGatgagatggtagaaaatcaaaGTGAATAGAGAAGAAGAGTTCATGTGGAGTTCATGTACGCGACACCAATTTATTAAGATTAAGACTCAACCATTGTGGTTGTTTTCTGTTGTTGCAAGCAACTTTTAGGGTAATACAAATCCTAACACTTCACTTAATTTTATATCATAATATGCAATTTAGTTATCATTCTCGCTAGGGAAGCAAAAATTTAAAGAGTGAAGAACAAATGTTTctcaaacaaaaaaagaatGAGTGAGACAGGCATTTGAATCTTGTTCTATTTATGTCCAAGTACCACTTATTGACGACAATATCATTAAATCAACTAAGAGAAGCTTGAAAGTCAAAGTATCAATTTTCCCAAAAGTACATCAAACAGCAAGCTGTGATTCATCAAAACTTAGGCTCTTTATGTCTTCTTTTCCTCTTTAGCAAATCCCCAATTCCCACACatcaagaatttaaaaaaaaaaaggccatTCTCAATAAAGACTTGGTCCTCCAAAAGCCTCAATAAGGATATAAAAATCAATACATCTTCTTGTTATGCCGCTAAGATTTCCATGTCTAACACAACAATTACATTACTTTATCTAACACTATCAATCTTTCTTCGAAATTTTAGTATCAACAACATTTTATTACCCAATGCCATAGTGGATCAGACCTAGGTGGGGTTTGGAGGTTGGGTGTATACTACCTTGACCTTATTAGTGATATAAAAGAGGTTATTTCGATTCACCTTTAATAGCAAACTATCATCAGCAACTTCAAATAGAACACGTGTTTTGATGAGTTTcaatatagtccattataatgcAAAATCAAAGAACTTAAATCTAATCAAACTATTAAAAGTAATcttcaataaaaatattacataaaATATTGCAAATAATGTAACCTCAATTTCAATTCCACTTCATGCATCAAGTGTGCCTTCCTCTCGAGAAATAAAGAAAGATCTTTGAAAGGACATTCATCATACAAATAAAAATGCCAGAAGACTAATCTAAAACCACTCTTGATCCAAAAAACCTACAATCTACATACAGCGTACTACAGGCTCAGGGCTAAAAATGAAATTTCTCATAAAACAGTATTTTTCGATTAATATTCTAGACTCAAATATCTAATATACTACAGATAAATAACTCAACATTCATAACAGGCCTGCACTGCAAAAATATATGTTGCAAAACTTTTAGCCGATGAGAATAGAATGAAGTTATCGAGCTCAAAAAAATCAGACCTACAGAATTTACGAGCTGAGTAGACTGGACCAATAGGGGATGAGTTTGACATAACACATCTACCGCACACTGGCTCTGAACTTTCTCCGTCCATGGAGGAAAACGGctctaaaatcaaacaaagcccaaGGTCAAAGACAGAGCATCAAGAGATATACACTTGTAAATCAGTGTTCACAAATCTTAACCAAGAAGAAACAAGGGCAGTAACTCACCTTTGCAGCTCTGACAAACAAGTAATTTCTTTTCAGGCAAAGGACCAACAGCATTTTGAACTGTGGCTTCTACAGTATTAAGGCGAGTACTCTTGCATGTTTTCAGTATATTAATTAAACTCCTGCCATTTTCAAGGCATATGTATTGTACAGCCCGCTTGTACTTATTACAAGCATGAATCTCAAATAGAGAAGGGGGAATAacctacaataaaaaaaacacatcaaaaaaTAAGAATCATCAAATCCAAAACCTAATTTCCTATATGAGGATAATTGGTTAATTGCCGATACTCACTTTGCAACCTTTGCACAAGCCACAAGAACATAATATGCCAATACCTCTGATTCTTCCGGTAAGCTTCACATCCTATAATTTATGATCATTATTTTTCAAATGAAGCgacaaaaaaataagaaaataaaacagcTTATTCCgccaaaaacataaaatcaacCACTACGTGCATAAAATGTCAATAATCTACATACAATTAACTGGAAAAGTTAGTCAATACTACAAAATATACCTTGCCGCCGTCATAATATACAGAGCAACCTTCCAGCAAACCCGTCTCAAAAAGCTCCTGAACAGTTGTTATGGCTTTTACATGGGATATTTGTTTAGACATTTTCATCTCCAACTTCTTACCTCGAGTAGCTGATTTACGTTTTTCCTCCTGCTTCTTCACACCACATTCTGCCTCCACATTACTCGTAACGGGTACCACCACCTCTTTCAAATCTACAGAAACTAGTTCGCCATTAATACCATCAATTTTAGGCTTTAAAGATGAACGAGTAAACCTTCTAGTATATTTCATAGGTAATGAACTCTTTACTTCCCCATTGCTTTCGCTCTTTTGAGGTTCCCAAACAACTATTTCCTTACAAATTTCCCCATTGGTCTCATTCATTACCGTCTTTAGCTTTCCTTCATTTGGATACTCAAAAACATTCCCTAATGGCATTATATCCTCCTTGGATTTCAATGCTGATCGCGTAAACCTCCTCGGATATCTCTCAACAGACGATTTCTTGACAGTACCCTTAACAATCTTCAACGGGGAAACACCTTCGACAATTTTATCTTTATCAATTTCCATACTGCCACCATTAGTATCTCCAATTTTTACCAAAGATAATTCCTGAGAATCCTTGTGCGACACTAACCCTGGTTCCTCAGACTGTAAACTATTATTCAAACCATCATCTACTATGTCTATAACATTGGAAGTCCCATTGATATCCTCCACTACAACCTCTATTGAAGAACCTTTAGTAACAATCTCCTTATTCACAACGTTAGCAATACCATTAATAACACCATTACTTTTACCTTCGTCAACTTTAACAGACCTTTTTACTCTCTTATACACTAAACTCTTAGAAACACCACTCGGACTACTAACACCAGAAAGTTGCTTACTCGAACGAGTGATTCTTCCAATAGAAATCGGCAACGGAGAATTACTCTCCAATGCCGCTAATTCACGCTTCATATCTCAAAATCAATACATCAGCAcaacaaattattttattttgaatttgtttgcTTCGTTTCTAACTCAAAAAGAAACCAAAATCGCAAAAAAAAATCCGAAAACACAAACCCTAATAATTTAGGCTTACTTTTTCTGcgataattgataattgattacaAAGCgcgatttttgaaaaaaatgaaactCGAAAATGAAAAGTCAAATTGGGTGAGCGAATGGATGAAGGAGAGAAGATCTGAAAAAAAGAGATATGAAAATAAGGATCCTAAGgattgaaggaagaagaaggttgtagAGTTCAATTGAATTTCTGGAGAGAGAAAGATAAAATTTCTGGAGAAAGAAGAAAACCAATGGCAGGTTTTGAAGAAAGTTTTaaaagaaacataaaaataaaataggagaggaagaaataaAAAAGGGGGGAAGGAGACAGTCCCGCTAGCCGCACCAGGCACCACCGctctaaaaataatttaggtGATTATATAGCATTGTCTAGTAAAATAgtttattgaataatttttttattaagttagcTAGTAGAATTAATTTATTgtgagatttttttaatttgttttattgtaaagttttttaaaattttattatgtatatttaaagatattgaTACTCAAAATTTACTCTAAAaatgtgtaaaaaaataaagtggacaaacaaaaagaaatagatAGAATAAATAAAGAATACCATTCgtgatttttttatgatttattgaAGATTACaggcaaaaaaaacataaaataattattgttattaattaacaataattaaaacttAGTAGcctatagaaatatatatatatatatatatatatatatatatatatatatatatatatatatatataaagtgtggtgtttatgatttaaaactttaaaaataaatctttGACGACATCAGTAATTTTATCATAAATCGTTATTATCAATTGCAGTTTTATAAATTTTGACAAAAGTATTGTGAGAATTGTAAACGATATATTTATTTGTCCCTTTAAATTTGTTACATAACTTAAATTTGAGAAATTATTGGGATAAAAATTTATCTTAGCATAGTATTGattcaaaacccaaaatccAAAAATCTTAAATGATTTTACTAAAATGGTGTGATTTGAAAATATGTATCATACAAATATGGAAGTGTATATGCAACCAGAATGGTAAGGGGATATTCCTTTCCTTTTTCCAAATATTTGatggataataataattaattattttatgaaataatGGGGGGAAAATCATGATCTTGTCACTTACGGTTGACATGAATTTGTATTGTATGGAGTCTTGAGTCAAGAGTTTTGTGAAGGTTTGACAATGACCTTTTAAATAGCAAACTGTGGATtcgtttgtttttaaaaaatttaatattattgtgtttggtCAAGCTTTAGGAATATTATGAAtggtttaattttaattaaaattttactaattaaaaatactaatagTAGTTTTTAACAAGtattattattcaaattataattcatgtaaaaattgaattataaatgataaaataagttATAGACTCCTTCCTTTTCACTTCAaatgtcccatttaattttgacaCATTTATCAATATATGtcttcaatcttaaatatctctaattgttcatgagtaaaatttataaaaagttgatactcCCTACGTTCTTTTTTGATATTCCACATTTGACATTACTATAACAGGTGGTTTCAAAAGTTCTtgcactttagaatactttttatttttagaaagtttttatcccacttttaccccttaaaaccccccattttcttttaatgtaccctttttcttttatttataattactttctctctcatactttcaatacaatcattacttcaccctactatttaattaatataatatccactacaacctcatacttccaatacaatcatcacatcacactactatttaattaaaataatactcactacaacccaaagattctattttcCTTAATATgtatgaaaaacccaaagttaaagatcaaaaaaaaaacgatgggagtattaataaaatttactaaagacgaatcaaacaagatctcatttaactatattttaacttatagattaaaaataaaatacataataaaagagattgataaatagtgttcgaaaaccaaatggaacatttagtgaatagaagggagtaataTATTACGTATTACTAcggtattattaatattaataatataaataaaaattataaaaagtgacCAAACTAAAAACAACTTTTTGGCTTATTGGAAATACTGCAAAATATATGAAGTCTGAGGCTCTATATGTGTCGTTTAAACTAAAAGCTTGCCAAAGAAATTCAATGAAATAGAACTAACATTGCAAATAGCTGTCTAATGCATACGACGCACCGTTTATATTGCAAGACCCTCTTTTTATTGTCTGTATATCAAATTTCTTCTACCTTTTTCTTTGGAGGGGTATGAGTATCAATTGTTTGTCTTGATGTCTTCAACCCTAGACCCTTATGGTATGCTGGATTttctgagtatgatgatgataattacAGGGAGAACATTCTATGTTTAAGTTCACAAAATATACAGCTATGACATCAAAGTAACAGCAAGTCAGCTACTACACCATATAAAACCTTTGTACTCACTATATGAAGTATATTACAATCCTCTCCGGACCTTGATCGTAGCTTTTATGGGCCAGATGTATTTGGAATAAGGATGATGATGAAGTATTTTACAGGATAACCGGGTGTATTTTTTATCTCTGCCACAAATTCACTCTTTTCAGCATCTTCCCAACATAAACGAACAGGCACACAAGATCATTCTCGAGCTCGCCCACCAGATCTTGAAACCACATTTCAAGGAAAATCTCCAGCCTTGAGGAAATTGGGATTAATTTTGCtctgtccttatatatatactatactgaAAACCCAATTCAAAACCAGTCCACATGTTTTGCAGATGTTTTAGGCTGCTTCTTTGGTTTCTGGTATCGGTTGTTCTCGTACTTGGCTTTGACAATGAGAGAATAAAGCAATTCTGCTTCAGCTGAGGTATCATAAGGTTTTTCCAGAATGCTGACAAGGAGAAACGAACCAGACGAGTGATGTCAGAATAAAACAAAACCATAACAAAATTGAATCAGGTCGCCTATTCTACATATCGATGTTTGAGACATTTAGGTGATTGCGTAAGAAGTTCAAGAAACACTTAGAAAATCATCTCCACAAgccacaaaataaacaaaagagaATTTTAGTAGCTCGCAATTAACTCCCCCTGTCTCTGCAACAACTACAAAAGGAGCTCGATAAACTGTGCAAAATGAAAACTGGTTTCCTGTTTTAGAGCTCCATCCAACCAAACCCCCTCATATTTTGCAGCAAGTCTAATTTCAGAAACTATCAACATTTCAAAACCTGTCCTCCAGAAAGAAAATGCAAATGAAGGAAGTAGGAAGTAATATCGGTAACTAGTTGCTATGGGTGATAAATTTGTTAACGGGCTTGTACATAACAAGACCCGCATAAGAGGAGAATAGGCTGCACATAAATCTGATGAagttccatcctaaaaccaattggtaatagGAGTAGCCCACCAAGCTTATACGTTAGTTAACCTCCCTCTAATTGTTCGATGTGGGATCACATGTAAGTTATTTTTTCCAACAATACGGCAATACTTTAGAATAGGATTCCGCTATTATTACATTAAATTGCATATCAAGTCCATTAAATACTGTATATGGTATTGGTGATTATAGCCATTTGAAGTAAACACGTAAACGGAGAATGGTTGAAACACAAAACAATGAAGTAAGAAAAACATATGCACATCAATCTTTGTGTACCTATCAAGGAGCTCCTCCAATATGATTCTCTGAGAAGGTGTGACATAATGAATGCAATTTTGGGGACACTGACCTACAGCCAGCTGAACCTTGTAATCATCAGCATGTCCTGCGTTTGAACAAATTACAACAGCAATTTTGCTATTAGATTGGGAAATGTAACTTCCAGCATAGTCCATGGATTATCCATTTAGctcatgaaaaaattaatttctatttctGACATGGAGTGTCAAGCTCATTCACAAACCTTGAGAAGTTGCTCGTGCACTTCCCAGTGAAGAAAAGTTAAAAGCATGAGGAGCCTGCTGGACACATGAATATGGACATCCTGCCAAATACTTTGATGTATTAGACAAGTAAATTtcaaaaagaattaatttaatttgcatGAAAGTTCCATTCAACCAGGCCAAAGATTTTGATTAGACAGCCTTGACCTCTAAGTTGAACGAAGCTCTACATATATTATCACAAGTTGAAAATAAATCCTATTTCGAGCTTAGAGTTCACGACAAAGCAAAAGTAAACATGTCTTACGGACCCACTAATACCGTTATTTGTTTGGTTCATTAACAATCAATTACATGTGAAACCTGGAATAACTTGCACAAATCAAATGGATGATAGATCATATTTGCCAGAACCCCGCTCTTTTTTCGACCATATTTATACAAAGTGAGCATTGGGCTTGATCAGTTTGACATGGGGAGAGGAACTTCTTGGGAACTGGAAGTGTGCATTTGTATGTGTTTCATGGCTATGATTTGGATGTTTTGGTCATGTATAGTGACCTGATAGAATGGAGATGTCGAATAGGGTGGTTTTCATTGTTTCTCTGCACCTGCAAACAGTGCGGACTGCAGAGCAGGTGCTTTTCCTAATTTTTTGCTTTCAGAAATctaattggtttaatttcttGCAACTTCTAAGAATAATGCATCATTGTAATGGATTGTTGCGCTTAAGGAGATGCATTGTTTTGTGCAATTAATTTCATATCTAAACTAAATGTCAAATACAAGACAAGACTGCAGCCCATTCTGAGAAAACATACGCCGATCTTCTTTatgcaaaatattttttgttcttcatccACAATTACTCTGCAGGGAAACTCTAACAATATTGATTAGTGTTTAGAATGTGTTGTGTCGTTCATCCTCTCTCACACATGCAGTGGTGACCAATATGTTTCCACCGGAAAAAGCTTGGTTAATGCACACCAACTTTGCATATCTTAAATGAATATCACCAGatgatgaaaattttaaaaggtaaaCTAATGACATAGATAGGCAAAAAGATGGGATTTACTATGCCTTACAACTGTACTCTCTTCAAATACAAGAGACAGAGCAAAGGTTAAATCATTGAGTGTtaaatgtttttgtttgttattgttaaaCTAGATATCAATCAAAGGACTGAGAGATAAGTGAATTAtatggaatgaggaagtaataTACACCTGACTTCGTCACTAAAAAGGCTGTTTCTGCAGAGCTATGTAAACTAGTTTGTATACCAAAGAATCTGTTTCTTTGGTTGGAGGAGAAACAGTTAGCCGACTCTAATCTTTTGGGGTTAAGATTCTGACGTTGCAGTAGGCATTCCAGGCTTTCAGTAGACAGCAAAAATGCCTAGTTGCTagttcaaaattttaatttacaccAATGACCAATTAAGTTGACTCTTATGTATCTCAAGACATTTAGAAGCAAAAGAGAAAGGGTATTTTTGTACCTTTGCCAACACACAAAACTTCATTGACAAAAATATCAAATGCTTCGCATTCTGGAttgtcaaaaggatccaaacATTCACTGCAAAAACACGtgcaaacaataaaatttactgCAAACTAAAAGGAGGATTAACAAGTAAGCAAAAATGCAAGACTCACGGGTTAATGGAAAAGATATATAGAAGATGAGAATCAATGTCATGATTGTAGCATAAATAGCTAGATGCCTAGATTGATAGAGAACATCAGCCGTTAAATATCAGAAAGCCAAGTAAATTAATATGGATTTAATGAATGATTTATAAAAGGTCACAGGGACATAGGAAGAGCTCCAGCAAAAGATTTTTCAGCCACAAAAAATTCAAGGATCCTATATAAATCCTGAGTGTGGTCATGGTCAGTAAGAGGCTGCAAAAAAATTATGAGTGTTTCTCACATTAACCTTTAACTAGTGCTTTAAAGTAACACATGCTCAGCCGACACCTATTCGTTGGAAAGAGCATTTGAAGTAAATTGTTAatcgttaaaacaaaaaataaaagaaaatacttTATGCAGACGCAAAATTACCTCCATAGAAGCGTAAAATTGCCAATGCCTCAAACCCAACATCTGAGGTTGGCTATATGTACCAATACAAATCAAGTATAAAtggtattaaaaaaaacaccacAAAATCCCATAGTAAATTGTCAAGGATCATCCTCTTGGAAACAATGTTTATAACTCCCCACCCCCCCACCCTCCCCCCCACACACATTCTCAAGAGCTTTTAACATGCTTGAGCTTTGCAAAAGCAGAGCATAATTGAAACAATTTTTCCAGTGTAAAAAGCTATGGAAGCCAAAACAATAACGAAACTAACATCACAAGCTACATTTTAAGGCAACAGAAAATAAGTTGGAACAACACATGAGCATAGACAGTTATGTGATATCTAAGAAATTACCTCTCAATAATCTCTGACCTGCTAATATTGGAGAGAATCTGCATTCAGTATCCAACAGTCAACACATTATCCTAGTAGATATGGGAAATTTCAACATCAGATACAAAAAGCCAAAATTATACTGAAACTTGTTAATGCTTAGAGTTAGACGAAACCAAATATCATAAAGCACATTCCTTAGGAAGGTATTCATATATTAGGTGAGGGTGGTCTGGCTGGGTCGTGGGAGGGTAGATGGAAAGAGAGAGAATAGATAAATTATGTTAGCCAACCGCCACACGATTTCTTGGGTGGCCTTCACTTTTGGCCCTTCCCATTAGGGAAGGGAGTAGACATACAAGGTGCAAAACCATTAGATCACATGGAGAAAATGATGGAAGCAAAATCTCCATAttttctccaaaaaaaaaaaaaaaaaaaaaaagcctttACTCTTTCCTGTTGTTCTCTCCTTACTAAAATAAGCTGCAGTACCTCGTATGCTTGAATCACGCGGCGAATCATCAAATCGGAATCGGCTTGATTACTCCTTACATCTGGATGAAATTCCTTCACCTGCCCAACAATTTGAAATTTctccaaaaattttaaaaatcaatttttaatgtgTTTATTATGAAATGACTTTAGAAGAAAGTATTGGTATgggttattttatttaattgatcCTTTCTCACACATTATTGTTCAGAGTATTTTACTTCTTTAAATCAAAAGTCCCTCCACTCATgtgatgaaaattttaaaattacaaacACATAGTAAGagtttttcaattcaaattgcaCAGATTTTTCAAAATTGACTAGTAATGTTTCATTTAAACCACAATGTACGCTCCTTACAACCAAAAATAGCAGCAGTATCATTACTCTCATATTTTA
The sequence above is drawn from the Amaranthus tricolor cultivar Red isolate AtriRed21 chromosome 5, ASM2621246v1, whole genome shotgun sequence genome and encodes:
- the LOC130813846 gene encoding chaperone protein dnaJ C76, chloroplastic, with protein sequence MAHFSVAAAVTFLNPNSKNHHLNCHNNCRLFAPILSPHHFKPFSLSPSSPFRLYCRGTDDDSLNSMSMAAAYSILGVQPDCSAAQLKASFRAKVKEFHPDVRSNQADSDLMIRRVIQAYEILSNISRSEIIESECLDPFDNPECEAFDIFVNEVLCVGKGCPYSCVQQAPHAFNFSSLGSARATSQGHADDYKVQLAVGQCPQNCIHYVTPSQRIILEELLDSILEKPYDTSAEAELLYSLIVKAKYENNRYQKPKKQPKTSAKHVDWF